Below is a genomic region from Fulvia fulva chromosome 5, complete sequence.
TACGTCGGCTCGTTGTTTGCTGCGAACGGACTAAGCAGAGCGTTGCTCGCCGCCGCAGCAATCTTGTTCTCGATCCCGATGTTTGAGAATGTTGGGATAGATTGGGGTGTCATAATAGAGAGCTGTTACGGCTCTTGGACTTGAGCGCGGCGCTGTCGATCTGATGTCGAAATCGTGCCGTCTCGCGTGGCATTCTACCAAAGTTCAACGCGGTCTCCCATTGTGCAGCCGGCGCGTGGTTGTTTGTTGCGCGAGCAGGTCTGCCATGCGACAGTAGTGCATGTGTTCCAATTGCATGTGGGCAAAAGCTCATCTCGCTCATGCGGGCTATCAAGTGACGAGCAAGACTAGCAAGGCAAGGAGTCAGCTGCACTGCAGCAGGGGGTCAGGTCGGCCGAGCAGGGTGGCAGGGTTTCTCCAGAACGTCGGCGGTGTGAGTGGTTGGCAGGCAGAAAGCTTGCTCTGCCCGTTCCATGTTTCCCGCGGCCGTTGCAAGCGTGAAGACGATTGCCCTGCGTTGATAGGCTGCATCCGACAGGGCTTCGTTCGCTACAGTAGCCCTCAGCCCTCAGTAGGCGGCGTGCTCAAGGAATTACTTTCGAGACACGAGCCACATCCACCAGCCTGAATCCTGCTCGCGTCCACCGTCCACCACCGTCTCGACCACCGTCACGGCCATGACCGACAGCATCGATATCTTCCGTGTGTTTAGCTGAACCGCCAGCGGACGCGGTTTGCGTATGACACCGTCGCACTGCTGCATCACCAGCACCAGTCTGGCGACCCACTTTGTTGTGTCTCACATCAGAGTCGAGCCTCCCCGATTCGCGCGTGGAACCTCGCGACTGCGACTGCGACTGCGACTGCCACTGCGACTGCGACTGCCACTGCCACTGCGACTGCCACTGCGACTGCGACTGCCACTGCGACTGCCACTGCCACTGCGACTGCGACTGCCACTGCGACTGCCACTGCCACTGCGACTGCCACTGCCACTGCGACTGCCACTGCCACTGCGACTGCCACTGCCACCACCATCTGCCACTGCCACCACCATCTGCCCACACAACCCGACCACCGCCACCCTTGAGACCACTGGCTGGCTCCAACAGTCTCAGACATGCGGCCTAAATTCAATATCCCGAAGCTCGATCTGGTACGACGCCAGCCCATGTCTATGGCGCGTTCTGAAGCTGAAGAATGCTGACTATGATACGACTATAGAAGATCAGTTCGCTGCGACCGGATGCCAAAGCATGGCGAGACCAATACGCCCAATATGCCCTGTCACCAGATTCGAGGCCCTCCACGCCCAAGAGCGTACGACCGCCAATGCCCCACGATGTCGAGGCTGATTTGCGTGCCGCTTGCACCTACATCGTTACCCACCCGAAGCCATCACACGAAGTCTGGGGACTGGACGCCACCAGACCCGCACTAGATTATGCTGCTATCAAGGCGGCAGAGCCAGCGCCGGCCACCGCACCGGCACCACTTCCCGCGAGGAAATCGAGTCTTCGTGCCAAGGTTGAGGCCAGGTTGGAAGCAGTCATGCACGAATCCGCCTTGCCGTCCACCAAATACAGCTACAAGCCGAACGTTCAGACCGACGAGCTGTTCAAACACGAGGAAACCATCATTTTGCCGAACAATGCACGATCGCGAGCTGATTTGCTGATGGCACCAGAGCCACCAAGACACGTCATGTCCAGTACAGGCACCCACTCTGAATCGCATTCGCATTCGAGCTCGCAGCAGCAGGTGGTGATTCCCACGCATGTCGACCCAGCAGTCAAGATACGGACCTCAGCTCGATCGGATTCGGTAGGCACCACTGGATCGACACCACATACCGATTCTACCGATTATCCTTGGTCAACGTCCACCGGCATTACTTCTGCATTCAATACTCCTGCGCGGAGCTCAAAGCGTGCCTCTACGCAAAATGTCGTTTCCGAGAATGGGAGTGTGCCCAAGCTTGAGGCCGCCAACGCCGAATGGATGAAGCAGGAGCTGGAGAAGCACAGGAAGACTATCGAGCAGAGGGAAAGAGAGCGGGAGAAGCTGCTAGAGGAGCAACATAATCTGGTGCGGCTGGACAAGGACAACGCGACCATGCGTTCGGTATCACAACCGCACGCAGCAATGTCACAAGTGCCTCCAAGGAAGCCAGTGCCTGTTAGACCTGAGGGCAGGCAAGCCAAGGATTTGTCGCGACCCGGTACTCGACAAGACACGCGATCCGATCAATCAAGTCTGGCGCCCAAGGGACGAGGGAGGGCTGACTCGGTCCGGACTGAGCAGAGCCAGCAGACCACAGACCAGGAACCTCGAGGTAGATTTCCACAGAGATCAAACAGCCGACTGCGCAACGTCAGTCGCACTGCGAAGCGGGCCGTGAGCAGAGCTGGCAGTGTCACGAACGACCTCATAGGCCACTACCTACGTCCCGATGCTGAAACGAAGTCGCAGGGGCCTACCAGTCCCATCTTGGGACACCGGTCTCCGAGTAGAACTCGACACATCGCAACCAACGTCAAAGACTACTTCAGACCTAGTACAGCGAGTGGTAGCCGAAAGACCAGCATGGATGCCGTTCGAGGTCATGTGCGCAACCCGTCAACCGATTCGTTCCATAGCGCAACTTCGGGAAGGCCTGGTTCGGAGGTTGCGCACAAGCCGTGGAAAGGGTGGCGACTACATAACAAGAACATTTCTCACATCACACCTGAGATCAGCCGACGCGCAAGTGCAGCGTCAGGGAAGAGGACAGTGGACTTGTCGTCTTCACATAAGCCCGCTATCAACCTGAACCGGGAGCTTCCACCTCTACCGAGCCTGGACTCATGGAAGGATGACCCAGAATTAAAGCACCCAGTAACGTCAAAGCCACCAGCTGCTGCTTCAGTGACAGCTGCTATCGCTCCTGCTTACCATGGGCTCAAGCGAGCGCTTTCGAAACGAGACATATGGAGTAAACCGACTTCCAGACCTTCGAATCAAGTGGGCTCGCCCACACCTCCTCAATCAGGAAAGCAGTCCATCGACTCGAGAAGGCTGAATCTACACATCACTACAGACAGTTCAGTGCCTAGTCCGCCGCTCATGTCATCAGGGACTGGGCCGAGTATGGACGAACCTGATCTGCACTACTTGTCGATGACTACTCTATCTACGACAAAAAGCGCCGAGCCACGTGCCAAGACGCCTTTGGGGGATCCTGGTCGTTCTCGACTTCGAAGCAAAAGTGGTCTAGCATCCAGACCTGATGTACTGAGGCCACAGCTGACGCGCAACACGTCTCAGCAGTTTCGTTCGGGTACAGAGCAGGAGAGGCCGGCGGTAGTGTTGACTGGGAATCCAAATCTCCTCTATCATTCTCGAGCAGTCGCAGCTGGACTCGTCGATGATCCGACGCGAGCGCCGTCTCCCAGCATGAGCGGAAAGATGGGACATTCTCGACAAAGCAGTGCCGGTCGTCAGCCAAGCATGGACGAATACGCTCGCATGATGGACCCTCGTTACCAGAATACTGTTGAGATTGGTGCGAGGAAGGCTGCTGACAAAGACAGATCAAGGAAGCACTGGTGGAAGAAGCAAGATCACAAACAAGCGAGCTGGATGGATCGGGTCACGAAATCTGGTGCTAGGAATGGTATGCTTGTTGCAGAGAACACTGCAGGATCGCCAGTCGCGCGCTACTAGGTATGGTGTGTGAACTCCACAGATCAAACTTGGACACGATTGCTTGAAGTCAGGACTTCTATCACTACTGGCGCCGGATCGCCATTTCAGTCTTGATTGACCTCGCATTCTGGACTTTTTCGTCACGAGAATGGGATATGAACACGGAAAATTACGATTACTGCATTGGGCAATCGAGAGTCATGTTGATGACGAGCGATAGACGGCCACCAGCGTGGAGTTATTGGCATAATATCCTATCACTTAGGATAGAGAATCAGGCGTTCTGCGGGTTGGAAAGGTCCATGGACTGGGATTCATTGACTTAAGAGATACCACCAACACCACACTCGCTGAAGAGGGGTTTCGTTAATGTTTGTACTAGTAGTGGCGGAGCGACGCACCGACGTTGCAATTGCATATGAACCAGGTCACCATCCACTAAGCTCGTCTCCACACACCGCTCGCGCCTGCCTTGTCGACAGCAGCGTTTGCACCTGCATGTGACGCCAAGAATGAGCTTTCCTTCGGCAAAAGTAGCCGGGAGCTGTTGCCTCAATGGTCTCACACTTACTTCAAAACATCCGCTGAACATCATCCGCACTTGAGTCTACATGAGTACTTCCCAATGGCGCACCACCAACCAAGCACTATCACCATCTGCCACGGGATTGAGACATTTGTCTCATGACATCACAAACAACCATCAGACATCCGGCCGTCACGATTGAGGCCCGTGACACGCCGGACCTGACACTATCAGACACGCAGGGTAGGTATCAGCATTTGGATATTATCTCACACGTACAGGTGAAGCTCTATATCCAAAATCCACAACATCACACTACAGTGAGCAACGCAATTCACTGGCAGCAGCCACTAAATTCCGCCACCAAAGCCCTGAACGATCGGCACGCGATCTCTGAGCAACAGCCCCGCGGCCCACTCTGTGCAAGACACTTGCGATCGAGTATACCTGTGCCCACCTCCTGACCTTCCGCCTCAGTACCTGCCGCGGCAGCTTCACCGTCACACCGAGAAAGGCTACGGAGCCAGTAGCGAGCTGCAAGAGCAAACCTACTATCCACCTCCTCTCCGAGCTCCGCTGCGGTCCTTGCTCCAAGATCATGACCGAAGCCGCGCTTGACGTTAGCATGAAAGCAACAAGAGCACGTCTTGGCGCCACCGATGACTGGAACTGCAACTTATCAGAGGACGAAAGTGAAGAGCTGGAGAGATTAGAGGAGGAGTATCAACAGGATAAGTGGCGTTTGGAGAGACAGTATCCTGACACGggcaagatcttcaagaaGACCACACGGCCGGAGAAAGGAGTGAGGTCGACTTTGAGAATGGGCAGTTTGCTGAGCAGGGAGGTCAAGGTGGAGGATGTGGTGGTGACGGAGGAGGAGGCTGTCACGTCTAAAACTGGTGTTGATGCATGGGAGTATTGGCGCGAGGGGTGGAAGAGTCTGGAGGAGGAGATTGCGGAGAGTGAGGAGGAGAGGAAGGCTGCTGGGATTGAGTATAGCTGGTATAACTCGACAGCTACGTGCCAGACCGCCGTCGAGGAGGAGTATGCCAGCGGCAATGAACAGGAAGAGAGCAGTGATGAATCCCAGAGCGAGGTCGACAACGATGAACGTCCCGAGACTGGACGCAGCACCTGGCCTGTTCCAAGCAATCCAGATGACACCGATAGTTTCGCACTACTCGAGCTACAGGGTCAACATTCAAGCTTGGGGTCTCTACTGGAGCACAAGGTCCGGCCGCGACTCGAAACAAGACAGCAGCATCGAGATTGCTTGACCGAGGCGCTTCTAGGTCTTCCCGTGATGGTTTGAGGGAAATCACTCCAAATGGCTACCTGGGGCATGTGCACACTGCCCTGCTGCGATCACTACAGCGGGTCTTCACATTTGGGTAGTCATCAGCTCTCGACGAGGACTTCACAGTGTGGCGGAACAGATTCTTTGATTCGGTACCTTACATAGGACGGTGACTGCTTTACTTTTCTTCGAGCTTAGGACCAGCACTTTCTTGCCTGGCCATGCGTCAAGGCCATCCGCCGAGCTGAGTCTCTCTCCGACCGAGTCTTCTACCATCCTTCGGAAGTATAGCGAGCATCACATTGCGATGACTGTGTGCAACAGCCGAGGACGTTCGTGTGGACCGCCTCACTTGTCCCGAAGAGACAGCACGTACCAAGGGTCAGAGCTATGCCTCGCGGGCTGAGCTGCGTGACCCATCAAATGGTGTTTGACCATTACATTTGACGGCCGCTCACTGGTGTAAACCATCCCGCTCTCGCTCTCATCATCAATGATCCGGGAGCCAGGTCCAAACGCCCGGCGGTCTTCTCAATGTTAGGCATTGGTCGCGAGGTGTTGATGGCGACCCACGACATTTCGTCTATTGTCGTGCAGTGGTGTCTCGTGGCCATGATTGAGCATGCTCGGTTCGTGGCTCGGCGAGGAGATACTGTTTCTCGATTCCTGCGGTAGCCTTGACGCTCGTGTGTTTGAGCCGTTATAGCCGGAACGGCAAGATGGCGGCGTTGCACTTGCTTCAAGCTCTCTAGTGCAGTAGATGTGATGGTGATGACCGCGATGGCCTGACGGCATATCGAGGTAGAATAATGTGGTGAGATAGGGAGTCGAATGGTAACGGCTAAATCTGCGCCTCCATGCACTCATCAACAGTTTCTCCTGTTCAGCCAAGCGAGATGCGAATCCTCTCGTGAAGCGCTGCGCAAGTCAATCGAAGTACCTGCTCCATGCTTGCGCCAGTGTTCGAGCGGGTGATGTCGAGGAACATTGCCGCAGGTTCATGCCGTTGATCGCGGATCTGGACGATCACGCGACATCCGCGCTTCTGATAGGCGTCCATCGACATGATGACCATCGGCGCAATCCAACCGGCGGCATCGTTGTCGCTGGTAGACTGAATCTGCTCTTCCATCGGCTGGAGCATTTGTATTTGTAGGTATAGACTTAGGAGGCCAGTCATCTCATCCCGGAAAAAGGCCCACAAGTCCTGCCAGTCCCTCAAGGCGCGATTATTCAGAGCTGGGTGCCGTGGGACCCGAAGATGCAGGCGGAAGTGTCGGAAGCTGGCCATGCGCTGCTCTGGAAGCATGAACTTCAAGAACGTGAAGGCAGCAAAGTTCTGGGTGAACTGGAAAGTGTTCGCGTTGTACAGCGTGTCGATGGCTTCAGAATAGACTCGTCGGCAGGTGACCAAAAGCGGTAGCAAGCCTGTCGCGTGTGGGTAGTCCTCTCGTGGAGCAGCGGATGGGCTGACGGTCGATAAGTTCGAGCAGTGCTGATGCATGCCGACATTGTTGATCTCGTCAGGATGCTTGCAGATGTTGTGCAGGATTCGGGCCTTCTGATTCTGGGCTTCAAGGTGCAGGACATTGCCGCCAATGACCATTTCATAGATCATCAATCGGACATCATATGGCAGCTTCGTGAGGAATGCGCTTTGCGACTGATGACTCGTCTGCTGTTCCGGCTCCAAGGACGACAAGATCTGCAGCCTATGCCACAGGGAGTGCTGCGTCGCATCCAGCGGGCCAGTGAGTCTTCTCTGTCTGCGAGGGCGGGCTGTATGCAGAAAGGTGCCGAAGGGAAGACCTCGAAATGGCTCGACCTGTCGGTTGGCCCATTGTGTCGAAGGGTTGATGTTGACCCACGTCCGCAAGGCGAACTCGCCCCACGAGCCTGCAAACATGTCAGCCAAGGGATGACGATCAGTGATGGGCATCGCGAAGCTTACATACCAAGATCGACCATTGCTAGAGTATGCCAATACGAAGAGGCGCTCTGTGCAGCCTGACATAGGAGGCTACTACTGCGAGCAGTGATGGCGGATTGGAACGTCCTGCTCGAGACTTTGCCATGTCCGGGGTGTGCGGGTGCGAGCTGCTGCACAACAGCTTTCACCGAGTTTGCCAGCACTGCGTCGCACATCTTCTTGCTCCCGCCCTGGGCCTGACACTGCCACCATAGGCGCGAGAAGTCAGGCGCAAGCTCATGTCGAGGGGTTTCCAGCTGGCAAGATGTTATCATCGGGCTACCGCTATCTCCTGCATGCGTTTCACACGCTGTTCGCCAGTTGTGCAGAAATCACACCATGGGAGCGCGAGCGCGAGCGCGAACGCCGGCGCACGCAAGCGGTGCAAGCCTGGTTCAACCACGGCCTGTCGGCAGCTATTATAGGGAACGACACTTATCTTGGCATCTGCCATACATGTATCTTGTGCTGGCGTGTGGCCATTGCCATCACAGCCGCAGATGGTGTTCTGACAACCACAACGCGTGGACTCGTCGACATGTTGTCCGACGTGTCTGGCTGGCTGTACGACAAACAGACTTCAGGAACGACACCTCGACCTGACGCGACGGCAATGGCCTGAGCTCATCAACAGTTCCTGCAGCTCCATCCCTGAGCATCCTTGACGAGGATGGTCGTGTGCTTCGGAGAAGTCGATACTGGCGGAACAGATTGACGTGCGATGTGGAAGAACGTTTCGTGGTACATGGTACACAAAGGAGCAAAGTGTGAACACCGGAGCGCATCATCATTTGGGCGCGCGGCAACGGCTCGTTTGAACTTTGTCAGCCATCACAGATAAACACGAAGGACGTTGCTATTTGCGTCTCTCAAAAAAGCCTCACGCCGAAATGCCATGCTTCTTGTGGATGTCGATGACCTTCTGCACCTCCTCATAGCTGCCGAGGAAGATACCGCTGCGATCGTGGATGTGCTCGGGCACCACCGTCAACATGCGTCGCATCTTGCTGTCAACCGCTTGACCACCAGCTGGAGCTCGAGTCAGCAACGCATCACTTCAAAAGGCTCGAAATATGACCACTCACCATTCTCGAACACCATGGCCATTGGACCGCACTCGTACAGGATGCGCAGCTTTCCCTTAGGCGACTTCTTATCTGCTGGGTATGCAAAGATTCCACCATACAACAGCGTTCGGTATGCGTCTGCCACCATGGACCCGATGTACCGTGCCGAGTATGGCTTTTCTGCTTGCTTGAGGGACTCGACCCACTCTTTCACAGGCTCTTCCCAGTACTTGCTGTTACCCTCGTTGCAGCTGTAGATGGCGCGCTTCTTGGGCATGTTCATGTCCGGGTGCGTGAGAATGAACTCGCCAAGTGCATTATCCATGGTGAAGCCATTGACTGGGCCACCCTTCATGGTGAGCACAAGCTGTGCGGAAGCACCATAcattgtgaagccagccGCGACGAGCTCACTGCCAGGCTTCAGCAGATCTTCCTTCGTACCCTTGGCGCCACCCTCAAGTCGGTAGATGCCAAAGATGGTGCCGACCGAGACACCAGCGTCGAGGTTACTGCTGCCATCGATAGGGTCGCAAGCTACGGCGTATCTCGCGTTCGGGCTGTTCTCGAAGACAATCACTTCCTCGTTCTCTTCAGAGACCAGAACACGGACACGGCCGGATGATCTCATTGCCGCAATGAACAGGTCATTACCAATAACATCAAGCTTCTTCTGGTCGTCTCCGGTGGTGTTAGATGAGCCAGCAAGGCCGGAAAGGTTGATCAGCGAGGCTCGTCGGATGTAGTATGCTATCGACTTGAAGGAGAATTGGAGAGCATGGCAGAGGAGTCTGTTGGCTGATGTCAGTCGCAGGGCTCCGAACATTGAGCATCACAACCTACGTGAAGTCTCCAGTAGCTTCAGGATGTCTTGCTTGCTCCTCGCTCAAGAATCTCGACAAGGTGACAATCTCGGTGTTGATCGATTCCTGGCCCGCTGGCCCGCCCTGTCCTCCATATACTTCGCTGGCCATCTTGTCGTAAGTATTGCAGTTGCTTTGCTTTCTGATGGGAGAGTGCCAATGGCCGAGTGGTCGTGCAGGAGCAGGAGCGTAGAAAAGTCGAGCTCTATGGAGTAGTGTTCGGCCCAAAGCTCAGTATGATATCAGTGGGTGGAGTAGCAAAAATACAGTGGTCCTCCCAGGTTGTCTGCTGATCTGCTGACGCGAAGGACAGGAAACTTGACACGCAGACGAAAAggtacttgaccgcggataAAGACCATTACTTGCCATCCTTTCTTCAACTGCAAATGCCGCGGTTATGGCCATGGTCTCCCGCCGCCTCACGGCCATCTACGGTTTTGTGTCGAGCGAGCTCTGACGCGCTTTCCTCCCCTCCATTTCGCGGGGCACTCGTCGAAGGAGACCCCGAGCTGTTCTCGCCATCCCGGTTCATCCCGCCGCAGAGGCCGATGATTTTCCCGCAGAGACATGATGCGTACAGACATCAAGAGCAGCTTGCTTCTTGGTGTACATGTATTTGTTATAGTGCTACCTTGGTCAGCACCACGTCGCATTTAGACTACTGTGGTGCTGCTTCCCGTGCTATGAGTTGGCCTAGAGCCACTGTCGAGGCCTGGGCGCTATCGACTGGCTGGCCTCATTGCATGTGGTTCGTCGGATTACAAAAAGACGTACCTGGCGAGGCGAACGGGACAATCGATGAGTGTACGGGGCACAATTGGGGGTTATGTTGCCATAGTGTACATGCGACTCCGCTCATGTTGGCACAATCACCACCATCGTACAGCGAAGCTCATGACTTCCTCCCGAGGCCTTCCATATGCTGCACCAGATCCTCAATCGTCACCACCTTCAAGCCATACCGCCTTGCAAATGCAAGACACCCATCTCTCCTCATCATGCCAAAATCTCCCGCCAACTCCGCCTTGCCCGGCACTTCCTCTCCATCCGCTACAATCTCTGCAATGACCGCGACAGGCTCCTTCCCAGCGAGCTTACAAAAGTCCACCCCAGCTTCTGTATGACCTTGCCGCGCCCTGACACCACCTTCCCTCGCCTGCAATGGCACGATATGCCCAGGTCGTCTGAACGTGTCCTTGTGTACATTGGGATCCGCAAGTTTGCGACATGTGAGACTACGGTCGTGTGCGCTTATGCCTGTGGTGACCCCCTCGTTCGCGTCTATCGTGATGGTGTATGCGGTGCGATTGGGATCGGAATTGTGAGTCACCATTTGCGGAAGCTCTAATCGTGCTGCGAGAGCGGGCGTTATGGGTGCGCAGAGGTAGCCTGAGGAGTGTCGGATCATGAAGGCGGCTTTGGCGGGAGAGAAGTCTTGAGCGGCGATTATGAGGTCTCCTTCGTTCTCGCGAGAGGTGGAGTCCATAACTATGATCATCTCGCCTTTGGCTGGGAAGACTGTCAGTCCTGCGGAAGACGAGATCGTGGTGGCCCAATGCCTACCAAAAGCCTCGACAGCATCGGGGATTGTGTCGAAGCTGACATCGCCATTGACTTGCGCCATAATGGTCAATGGCAGGATAGTAGCAAGCTGGAACGATGCTGGCGACGGGCAAGTCGCTCGCGCTGCTATGAGTGTATGACGGCTGGGACCTGATCACCACGGCGGAGTAGAGCCAGGATTGTTCGAAAGCTTAAGATTACTTCCCTTCACCCATGCAACAAGCTGTACGATGTGTGCTTCTGAAGCAATTGGTGCAAATGATGACTGTGTAGACGATGGGCGCAGACTAAGCCGACCTCTTGCTTGGGCGACATCGCGGAAGCACACCTTAGCTTTTCGGTCTGCTGTACGGTACGGAAAGACACACTAGACTAATGTGGTGGGTTCTTTGCCGGCGGCTGACTTCCGATCTCCGACCGTATCCGAGGTGTCCTATATCCGACGATCTCTTTTACATGCAGGTACCGCCTTGTCACTCCCGTCATCCATCAGTACGTCGAGACTCAGCTATTTCAACTACCGTAAACAAGTACAGGTGGCTGCAGATGGCGACCGCTATATCAACACGCGCCGTGGACACGAACGCACGCCGAGTAGGTATGATGCTGTGCCCGAGGCAACTCCGACCTCGCCACCCCTCCCGTCTCAAGTTTGCGACATTCCGGTCCACGACTTGTATATGGCTCGACTCTGCGTGTCGGAGAACACCGATGACCACATTGGGTCGCAAGCACTGCTATGAATACTCGGACTTCCATCTTTGGCAGGCAAGCTCCCTACCCAGGTCTAACCGAATGTGATGGGAAGGGCCCCAATGCACATGGTTCACGCTGAATGGTAAGCAAGGTGGTGGACGATGTGAAGGAGACTTTCAGGTGCAAGCTTTACTCCCACTTCTCGTGTGGTGCGAGCGGTGTTGGATCTGTACCCACTACATGCAAACGATAGTGACTATGGCACAGCCCATGGCGGCCCTTCACAGCGATCATTCGGCACATATCGCTGGATTTACTGCCATTGCCATCGCGCTGGTATTCTGGAGCCTCTATCGTTATTGGGTCACCTCCGACTTGCGTCGCATACCACTGGTCGGCAAAAAGCCAGGCTACTTCGGCTTCGATTTGACGGCCGTGAAGAAGGACTTTGCGAAGAACGGGAGGAAAATTCTCTATGATGGATACATCAAAGCAAGTCACATTTGCGGCCTATAGTGCGAGAGATGACGCTCACTTGGTCATAGTATCGCAATGGCCTGTATCGAGTCCAGACTCTGAATGTCGAACGTGTCGTACTCAATGTGGTAAGTGTCGCTATGAAGCTTCGTCCCTGGCCAGCTTTCCTGAGGCCCTTGCTATATCCATGGCTACCTGGAGCCAAACTCCTCGAGAAGCATCTCGCCGTCACCAAAAAGTGCTTCAAGCCTATGTTCGAAGAGCGATTGCGCAGCTCGAAAGTGATGCCCAGAAAGAGAAGCCTGTCGATATGGTACAGTGGATGGCAGAGTCGGCGAGAGGATCGGATAGGGACCCAGATGTTCTGGCGCACAACATGCTTTTCATGGTCCTGGCAGGAGTGCACACGAGCTCTGCTACAATTGCTGGCATCTAGCGGTGAGGGGCGGAGGTGGCAGACACGTGGGACGACAGGGGATGTTGTGCTCGAACATCGCCAGCGTTCGTGTCACCAAAGGTGTACAAACTTGTTACAAAGGGCGCCGTGTGAGGTGAAGAGGTGGGCTTTGGCGAGTTCGTGAAACCCGTCCATGGCGGCTCCCCTTGTGCCCGAGGCTGCCCTGCTGATAAATTTCGAATTACCTCTGGCTAGGCAGGCGCGCAAGAGCATGTGTGTCTTCGACTTTTGCCGTTATAGCAGCAGAGCCGCATCGGGAAGACCGGATATGCCTTCAGGCAACTACATAGCCTGCACTGCAGAGCCTCATCAGACTCATCACTCATGAGCTTCTGGTGTCCTGCTTGCCAGGCTGACTGGTCGGGGAATATGGCAGGCACAGACACTGCAGGTCAACCGATATTCACAGACGGGACGTTACTGCTTCGCACGAAGATACTTACCCTCCCGCAAAGTAAAGCTGAAGTGAGCTCAATGACAGCACATTAGCGAGGGCTCCATCATTATGAAGCCGACACATCTTACCTAAGTTTCACTCATCACTTCCTGACAGCGGC
It encodes:
- a CDS encoding Fructose-1,6-bisphosphatase, producing MASEVYGGQGGPAGQESINTEIVTLSRFLSEEQARHPEATGDFTLLCHALQFSFKSIAYYIRRASLINLSGLAGSSNTTGDDQKKLDVIGNDLFIAAMRSSGRVRVLVSEENEEVIVFENSPNARYAVACDPIDGSSNLDAGVSVGTIFGIYRLEGGAKGTKEDLLKPGSELVAAGFTMYGASAQLVLTMKGGPVNGFTMDNALGEFILTHPDMNMPKKRAIYSCNEGNSKYWEEPVKEWVESLKQAEKPYSARYIGSMVADAYRTLLYGGIFAYPADKKSPKGKLRILYECGPMAMVFENAGGQAVDSKMRRMLTVVPEHIHDRSGIFLGSYEEVQKVIDIHKKHGISA
- a CDS encoding 3,4-dihydroxy-2-butanone 4-phosphate synthase, whose amino-acid sequence is MAQVNGDVSFDTIPDAVEAFAKGEMIIVMDSTSRENEGDLIIAAQDFSPAKAAFMIRHSSGYLCAPITPALAARLELPQMVTHNSDPNRTAYTITIDANEGVTTGISAHDRSLTCRKLADPNVHKDTFRRPGHIVPLQAREGGVRARQGHTEAGVDFCKLAGKEPVAVIAEIVADGEEVPGKAELAGDFGMMRRDGCLAFARRYGLKVVTIEDLVQHMEGLGRKS